One genomic region from Arenicella chitinivorans encodes:
- a CDS encoding acyltransferase family protein — protein sequence MTYYPHIDGLRAVAVLSVILFHLGIDQLSGGFVGVDIFFVISGFLITRIIVNEVSHSGSFSFAGFYLRRARRLLPAMIATLILTTLVVIPLYSSSQLQSYSHELIAGIFSLANMLFWNSSGYFDTAAESKTLLHMWSLSVEEQFYLIWPGVLVFFAARFSRRTQFLLLLILFSGSLIAAILLAHIELAWFRNQTEALFFLTPFRVYEFIVGAAGVWIVERVSQSRIHQELMFLCGVIAVVVSIGVYDSETPFPYFYALLPCAGTLLLILSGRSILSQLILSNRVAVFIGLISYTLYLVHWPVIVVLRHLEFGGVIQESMWLAVVLMVLISLCIYYGVEKPLRKPSGVSRNQQTLFRENQGFLVGCTTMMVLTAGLGGLMVFSSGLSGIKDELFSQDQVKLGKQQRYVLTRQACTIKDQQSRNCDFSKPIQVLVYGNSHEPDGYNILTEIMADRSDVNLIMFGGTNFCHIHVSEKGDIVSDVKKRACSDRVSSLNLEFVKGLDYIVYSSNKPFADNKRGDWDAFRRLKQMNPDVGLVVIGTYFNTQQECAEVANRFGSVDACKATEYLSYSGRGESRSNQAKKLSEGVDYVYLDKFLAACGDSDLTNESCVVDARGEPMYYDGHHLSLGFAQFIGEQFKEVYADTLRELGLLPGSRNSIERQSSQN from the coding sequence ATGACTTATTATCCTCACATTGACGGCTTGCGTGCTGTTGCAGTTTTAAGCGTGATTCTATTCCATCTTGGCATCGATCAGCTAAGTGGAGGATTTGTGGGAGTCGACATTTTCTTTGTGATCAGTGGGTTTCTGATTACACGAATAATCGTTAATGAAGTGAGTCATTCCGGTTCGTTTAGTTTTGCTGGCTTCTATCTACGCAGAGCTCGGCGGCTCCTCCCGGCGATGATCGCGACGTTGATTTTAACGACTCTAGTTGTCATACCACTGTATTCTTCTTCCCAATTACAAAGCTATTCGCATGAATTGATTGCGGGAATTTTTTCATTGGCCAATATGCTGTTTTGGAATTCAAGCGGCTACTTTGATACTGCTGCTGAAAGTAAGACGCTGTTGCATATGTGGTCGTTGAGTGTAGAAGAACAGTTTTATTTGATATGGCCGGGCGTATTGGTTTTTTTTGCCGCCCGTTTTTCTAGAAGAACGCAATTTTTGCTGCTCTTAATACTCTTTTCTGGGTCCTTGATTGCAGCGATATTGTTAGCTCATATAGAGCTAGCTTGGTTTCGAAATCAAACAGAGGCGCTTTTCTTTCTAACACCTTTTAGGGTCTACGAATTCATTGTTGGAGCCGCAGGTGTTTGGATAGTTGAGAGAGTTAGTCAAAGCAGAATACACCAAGAACTCATGTTTTTGTGCGGGGTTATCGCTGTTGTGGTCTCGATTGGGGTTTACGATTCTGAGACGCCGTTCCCATATTTTTATGCATTGCTTCCTTGTGCCGGTACCCTGTTGTTGATTTTAAGCGGGCGATCGATATTGTCACAACTTATACTAAGTAACCGCGTCGCAGTGTTTATTGGTTTAATAAGCTACACTCTTTACTTGGTTCATTGGCCAGTGATTGTAGTGTTGAGGCACTTGGAGTTCGGAGGCGTTATTCAGGAGAGTATGTGGCTCGCTGTTGTATTGATGGTGCTGATAAGCCTTTGCATTTATTATGGCGTAGAGAAGCCTCTGAGGAAGCCAAGCGGCGTATCGCGCAATCAACAAACTTTGTTCCGAGAAAATCAAGGTTTTCTTGTAGGCTGTACTACGATGATGGTGCTTACTGCAGGTCTGGGCGGTCTGATGGTATTCAGTTCTGGCCTGTCTGGGATTAAAGATGAGCTGTTTTCTCAGGATCAGGTGAAGCTAGGGAAGCAACAGCGGTATGTGTTGACTCGTCAAGCGTGTACCATCAAAGACCAACAATCACGCAACTGCGATTTCAGTAAACCAATACAAGTGCTTGTCTATGGAAACTCTCATGAGCCCGATGGATACAACATATTGACGGAGATTATGGCTGATAGAAGCGACGTCAATCTTATTATGTTCGGAGGAACGAATTTTTGTCATATTCATGTTAGCGAAAAGGGAGACATTGTTTCTGATGTGAAGAAGAGAGCATGTAGTGATAGAGTCAGCAGCCTCAATTTAGAGTTTGTAAAGGGGTTAGATTACATTGTCTATAGTTCGAACAAGCCGTTTGCAGACAACAAGCGTGGCGATTGGGATGCCTTTCGGCGGTTGAAGCAAATGAATCCAGATGTTGGTTTGGTTGTTATCGGTACGTATTTCAATACACAGCAAGAGTGTGCGGAAGTCGCAAACCGTTTTGGGTCAGTTGATGCATGCAAGGCAACAGAGTATCTTTCATATTCGGGACGAGGTGAGTCACGATCAAACCAGGCAAAGAAGCTATCAGAAGGTGTTGACTATGTTTATCTTGATAAGTTTTTGGCGGCTTGCGGGGATTCGGATCTAACTAATGAGTCCTGTGTAGTTGACGCGCGAGGTGAGCCAATGTATTACGATGGACATCATCTTTCTTTGGGATTTGCTCAGTTTATTGGAGAGCAATTTAAAGAAGTTTATGCGGATACGTTGAGGGAATTGGGACTGCTGCCTGGGTCGAGAAATTCAATTGAAAGACAATCCAGCCAAAACTAG
- a CDS encoding glycosyltransferase family 4 protein, with protein MRVGSSWVWHLVVPLWLLEDKPALFWSPRQHLPIWMPSSTKSVVTVHDLVWKTHPKTMPFLQRLSERVWMPSSVKKSDAIIAVSQTTRSTLEDSLPYSNGKVCVIKHASLVKRSADYSSCVHQDRNHFLAVGTLEPRKNYVRLIRAFNLYSRSGGQKDLVIVGRDGWKTAAMYRELDDSPYRERIHVMHDVTDQKLVELYTKAFCLVSTSLDEGFGLPLLEARAFGLPLCISAIPIYQELFADAEVWFDPKSVHQIADSFQKISSCRCEYVPRFNSTSGSKDLERCRAEHRNLFLKVLGEVNDRGVLIDS; from the coding sequence ATGAGGGTTGGGTCTTCATGGGTTTGGCATTTGGTAGTTCCTTTGTGGCTGCTAGAGGACAAACCCGCCCTTTTTTGGTCCCCCCGGCAGCACCTGCCAATTTGGATGCCCAGCTCCACGAAATCTGTGGTGACCGTGCATGATCTGGTATGGAAGACCCATCCTAAAACTATGCCATTCTTGCAACGCTTATCTGAGCGTGTCTGGATGCCTAGCTCAGTTAAAAAATCAGATGCAATCATCGCGGTTAGCCAGACTACGCGGTCAACATTAGAGGATAGCCTGCCGTATTCAAATGGTAAGGTATGCGTCATTAAGCATGCTAGTTTAGTCAAAAGATCTGCTGATTATTCATCGTGCGTGCACCAAGACCGTAATCATTTTCTAGCCGTAGGTACTCTGGAACCACGCAAAAACTATGTTCGTCTAATCCGAGCGTTCAATTTGTATTCCCGTTCTGGAGGACAAAAAGACTTAGTGATCGTTGGGAGAGATGGTTGGAAGACTGCAGCTATGTACAGAGAATTAGATGATTCACCGTACCGAGAGCGTATTCACGTAATGCATGACGTCACAGACCAGAAGCTGGTGGAATTGTATACGAAAGCTTTTTGTTTGGTGTCAACTAGTTTGGATGAAGGCTTTGGCTTGCCTTTGCTGGAAGCGCGAGCCTTCGGTTTGCCATTGTGCATCTCCGCAATTCCCATTTACCAAGAGCTGTTTGCTGACGCAGAAGTTTGGTTTGATCCTAAGTCGGTTCATCAAATCGCTGATTCTTTCCAAAAAATATCTTCTTGTCGCTGTGAGTATGTACCTCGTTTCAACTCGACTTCGGGTTCTAAAGATCTTGAGCGATGTCGGGCAGAGCATCGTAATTTGTTCTTAAAGGTGTTAGGTGAAGTAAATGACAGAGGCGTATTAATCGATAGTTGA
- a CDS encoding glycosyltransferase, which translates to MDAWYLSRRGVWTNISYSRSGVLVLLEFYDIFMVSMKEGKVGSVLHVCKVYLPTQGGVQTVIQRICAGLNPRGWSSSVLTTADRDSTSVLEDKTQLRTVRSFLELFSMPIAPSLLWQVRKLASTCDIVCVHYPFPIADVAALLIGRKSAPVVVYWHSEIVSQKLSSLLVRPFTKLMLAKAAKVVVSSPPLLTHSKMLHAYRHKCVVLPFGIPQASDSKEYIAPSESNYMLMIGRHVPYKGIDVLLKAYSRCVHQLVKCDLPGLVLVGNGPLLSEHQTLAKSLGISDRVRFVVDADDQDVDTLLRASRCLILPSTLPSEAFALVQIEAMAHGRPVINTNLSSGVPWVARDGREAITVTADDVEELSAAIQRFAYDCELVDQRGEAAERRVKSEFNYTLFCDRTEALYSALCVKGSDHG; encoded by the coding sequence GTGGATGCATGGTATCTTTCGCGTCGTGGCGTGTGGACAAATATTAGTTACTCACGTTCTGGCGTATTAGTTTTGTTAGAGTTTTATGATATTTTTATGGTTAGCATGAAAGAGGGCAAGGTTGGGAGCGTACTGCACGTCTGCAAAGTTTACCTCCCGACGCAAGGTGGTGTTCAAACAGTTATTCAGCGAATATGCGCAGGACTCAACCCCAGAGGGTGGAGTAGTTCTGTGCTGACTACCGCGGATCGTGACAGCACCAGTGTTTTGGAGGACAAGACCCAGTTGAGGACGGTCCGCTCATTTCTGGAGCTTTTTTCGATGCCAATCGCGCCTAGCTTATTGTGGCAGGTGCGTAAACTTGCTAGCACTTGCGACATTGTCTGTGTTCACTATCCATTTCCCATTGCAGATGTGGCCGCTCTTTTGATTGGACGAAAGAGCGCGCCCGTGGTCGTCTACTGGCATTCGGAAATCGTGTCACAAAAACTAAGCTCTCTGTTAGTGAGGCCTTTCACCAAACTAATGCTAGCCAAGGCTGCTAAGGTAGTGGTTTCTTCACCGCCATTGTTGACGCACTCAAAAATGCTCCATGCGTATAGACACAAGTGTGTAGTACTCCCTTTTGGTATACCACAAGCGAGTGATTCTAAAGAATATATAGCACCTAGTGAATCCAATTACATGCTAATGATCGGTCGACACGTGCCATATAAAGGAATTGATGTCTTGTTGAAGGCGTATTCGAGATGTGTGCATCAGTTAGTCAAGTGCGATTTACCTGGCTTGGTCTTGGTCGGAAACGGGCCGCTTTTGAGTGAACACCAAACATTGGCTAAGTCACTTGGCATATCGGACCGCGTACGGTTCGTCGTCGACGCGGATGATCAAGATGTTGATACCTTGTTGCGTGCTTCTCGTTGCTTGATTTTACCGTCAACTTTGCCTAGTGAAGCGTTTGCGTTGGTCCAGATCGAAGCTATGGCTCATGGAAGGCCTGTTATTAATACTAACCTGAGTTCCGGTGTTCCTTGGGTGGCTCGAGATGGAAGGGAGGCTATCACTGTGACAGCTGATGATGTCGAGGAACTGAGCGCGGCTATTCAACGTTTCGCTTATGATTGTGAACTGGTTGATCAACGTGGGGAGGCAGCTGAGCGTCGTGTGAAGAGTGAGTTTAATTACACACTTTTTTGTGATAGAACTGAGGCGCTATATTCCGCGCTATGCGTCAAAGGAAGTGACCATGGATAG
- a CDS encoding glycosyltransferase family 2 protein gives MTDNGSEEQDFEKLELFLRGIERLNSGRGPKFILIRNEVNSGFSLGMNLGIAKLQEEGVDWVWMLNNDVMVEQGTVSSLVASLRQKSPNIYGFQVAEAGKYEFTGFYKFNPWTTRYRPVMLRSELDSLADKNLYVSGANMVVHQSVFQAIGCLNPRTFLYFEELDFASRARTHGFTQIFIDNIKLTHLGAGSSGEGSLAPLRLYHETWSMLDFYRTHRPSMFIWVLVFRAPVRAFLLLCSGRAQLVKYLLSASRDFFHGRNKNLVVPKMVSVQYFNDSRPTRG, from the coding sequence GTGACTGATAACGGCTCTGAAGAACAGGATTTTGAAAAGCTTGAGCTGTTTTTAAGGGGTATCGAACGCTTAAATTCAGGGCGAGGACCCAAATTCATACTAATTCGCAATGAAGTTAATTCTGGCTTTTCATTGGGAATGAATCTTGGTATCGCGAAATTGCAAGAGGAGGGTGTTGATTGGGTGTGGATGCTGAACAATGATGTTATGGTTGAGCAGGGCACTGTATCAAGTTTGGTGGCGTCGTTGCGCCAAAAGAGCCCAAATATATATGGATTTCAAGTTGCTGAAGCGGGAAAATATGAATTCACTGGCTTTTATAAATTCAACCCTTGGACGACTCGATACCGCCCGGTTATGTTGAGAAGTGAGTTAGACTCGCTGGCCGACAAAAATCTGTATGTGAGTGGCGCTAATATGGTGGTCCATCAAAGTGTTTTCCAAGCGATAGGTTGCCTCAACCCGCGCACCTTTCTGTACTTTGAAGAACTGGATTTCGCATCGCGAGCTCGTACGCATGGATTTACGCAGATTTTTATAGATAATATAAAGTTAACCCACTTGGGAGCAGGTAGCTCCGGTGAAGGCTCATTGGCACCTCTCAGGTTGTACCATGAAACATGGAGTATGTTAGATTTTTATCGCACGCATCGTCCTAGTATGTTCATTTGGGTTCTTGTTTTTAGAGCGCCTGTGCGTGCGTTTTTATTATTGTGTTCGGGGCGTGCGCAGCTAGTTAAGTACTTGTTATCGGCCAGCCGGGACTTTTTTCACGGGCGCAATAAAAATTTGGTTGTGCCCAAAATGGTGTCCGTGCAGTACTTTAATGACAGTCGACCAACCCGCGGTTAA
- a CDS encoding glycosyltransferase family 25 protein has product MFFNRRALPQEITPEQGSKLLISGDFSWVSSGDLIGTKDDWASIGQFLCDDCVAYDELWQVVSGLCGAVGDLPSSKVALLANQLANSFIKRGRLREALELAVGLSSKFPEVTALHLCQCRVKLRQGRVDEVRGELDRYSQATDPWVANAVLEMASATRHYALLDLLVNNVPLGIEAAGLSMVGQKALKGKMVLAKALLGFQGSGGKNMQRHSPLEIARGADSGVFSVVCINLDRDAQRFLLLRALYKEIGIQPERHPGIFGASVPQIAVDSIFKSKRPLNAIGCTMSHISVWDKVAKLDDEQVVLVLEDDALPSHQYNVSELLASLPSDMDYCFVNDRAAGGWTSNDLSKYQFEKAQYANRKLSDDCRAIGGDGYLLSPKGARKLLGLVARDGVVHSVDWQMYALGLSDALGELSGRVGGIVESILTKLDHSYDFNVYVCSTPLVIHSPLGYTPRSHFN; this is encoded by the coding sequence ATGTTTTTCAATCGCAGGGCATTACCTCAAGAGATTACTCCTGAGCAAGGGAGTAAGCTGCTAATTTCAGGTGATTTTTCTTGGGTTTCTTCCGGAGACCTAATTGGAACCAAGGATGACTGGGCCTCGATTGGGCAATTCTTGTGTGACGATTGTGTCGCGTATGATGAGCTATGGCAGGTCGTGTCGGGTTTATGTGGTGCCGTAGGGGATTTGCCTTCTTCGAAGGTAGCCCTTTTGGCAAATCAGTTGGCAAATTCGTTTATAAAAAGAGGTCGGCTGCGGGAAGCTTTAGAGCTCGCTGTTGGGCTGTCAAGCAAATTTCCCGAGGTTACAGCACTCCATTTGTGTCAATGCCGTGTGAAGCTCAGGCAGGGGCGTGTTGATGAGGTGAGGGGTGAGTTGGATAGATACTCGCAGGCGACAGACCCGTGGGTAGCAAACGCCGTGCTGGAAATGGCATCGGCTACACGTCATTACGCGTTATTAGATCTTTTGGTCAATAATGTGCCTCTGGGTATCGAGGCTGCGGGTTTATCGATGGTGGGTCAAAAAGCGCTGAAAGGTAAAATGGTCCTTGCGAAGGCGTTGCTAGGTTTTCAGGGTTCCGGTGGTAAGAATATGCAGCGTCATTCCCCGCTTGAGATCGCGCGAGGCGCTGATTCAGGTGTTTTTTCTGTTGTCTGTATCAACCTCGATCGGGATGCGCAACGATTTCTGCTTCTGAGAGCACTTTATAAGGAGATTGGAATTCAGCCTGAGCGCCACCCGGGAATATTTGGTGCAAGCGTTCCCCAAATAGCCGTGGACTCAATATTTAAATCAAAGAGGCCCTTGAATGCGATTGGCTGCACAATGTCCCATATTTCTGTTTGGGATAAAGTGGCTAAGTTAGATGATGAACAGGTTGTCTTGGTTTTGGAGGATGATGCGCTTCCGTCTCATCAATATAATGTTTCAGAGCTTCTAGCTTCGCTGCCGAGCGATATGGATTATTGCTTTGTCAACGATCGCGCGGCTGGGGGATGGACGTCCAATGACTTGAGCAAATATCAATTCGAGAAAGCGCAATATGCGAATCGGAAGTTGTCTGATGATTGTCGTGCTATTGGCGGCGACGGCTACTTGTTGTCACCAAAAGGCGCTAGGAAGCTATTAGGGTTGGTTGCTCGTGATGGGGTCGTGCATAGTGTGGATTGGCAAATGTACGCACTGGGTTTGAGTGATGCTCTTGGCGAATTGAGTGGTCGGGTGGGGGGTATTGTGGAGTCGATTCTTACAAAGCTTGATCACTCTTATGATTTTAACGTTTATGTTTGTTCAACTCCTTTGGTTATTCACTCGCCGCTTGGGTATACTCCACGTTCTCATTTTAACTAA
- a CDS encoding NAD-dependent epimerase/dehydratase family protein has protein sequence MNVIVFGGDGFCGWPTALHLSNLGFNVTIVDNLSRRNIDNELGCSSLTPIASMDARLKAWYEITGKEIQFANIDMAEDYAGLKAVLEQVSPDAVIHFAEQRAAPYSMKSAAHKCYTVMNNIGATHNLLAAVVDAGLDPHIVHLGTMGVYGYGSAGMKIPEGYLNIKCEGDEGQVIENEILYPVNPGSIYHMTKTQDQLLFAFYNKNDHVRVTDLHQGIVWGTQTKETELDQRLINRFDYDGDYGTVLNRFLMQSAVGHPLTVHGTGGQTRAFIHIQDTVRCIEIALRNPPKKGVKVEIFNQMTETHKVRDLAEMISDLTGCEVAYLTNPRNEADENELHVKNDKFLSHGLEPVTLKEGLLSEVRDIAEKYSGRCDQAKIPCVSTWNKERAAEIKEHVIK, from the coding sequence ATGAATGTTATTGTTTTTGGGGGGGATGGGTTTTGTGGATGGCCCACCGCTCTTCACTTATCCAATCTTGGTTTCAATGTCACGATTGTTGACAACCTCTCTCGCCGAAATATTGATAATGAGCTGGGGTGTTCTTCGCTGACTCCAATTGCGTCTATGGATGCACGCTTAAAAGCCTGGTACGAAATAACTGGAAAAGAGATTCAGTTCGCGAATATAGATATGGCTGAAGACTACGCTGGTCTTAAGGCGGTATTGGAACAGGTTTCACCAGATGCGGTAATCCATTTTGCAGAACAGCGAGCCGCTCCATACTCTATGAAAAGCGCCGCGCATAAATGTTACACGGTGATGAACAATATCGGTGCCACGCACAATTTGCTTGCAGCGGTTGTGGATGCAGGGTTGGATCCGCATATTGTTCATCTAGGGACTATGGGGGTGTATGGGTACGGTAGTGCAGGCATGAAAATTCCAGAAGGCTACTTGAATATTAAGTGTGAAGGTGACGAAGGGCAAGTTATTGAAAATGAGATACTCTATCCAGTTAACCCAGGAAGTATCTATCATATGACAAAGACCCAGGATCAATTGTTGTTCGCATTCTATAATAAGAATGACCACGTTAGAGTTACAGATTTGCATCAAGGGATCGTCTGGGGAACTCAAACTAAAGAAACTGAGCTTGATCAAAGACTAATAAACAGGTTTGACTACGATGGCGACTACGGGACTGTATTAAATCGATTTTTAATGCAGTCAGCGGTCGGACACCCTTTGACGGTGCATGGGACTGGCGGGCAGACGCGCGCGTTTATTCACATCCAAGATACCGTCAGATGTATCGAGATAGCCTTACGGAATCCGCCTAAAAAAGGTGTCAAGGTAGAGATATTTAATCAAATGACGGAGACGCATAAAGTTCGCGACTTGGCCGAAATGATTTCTGATCTAACTGGTTGTGAGGTTGCGTATCTGACTAACCCACGAAATGAGGCGGACGAGAACGAGCTTCACGTTAAGAATGATAAGTTTTTGTCGCATGGCCTTGAACCGGTTACTTTAAAGGAGGGTTTGTTGTCTGAGGTCCGAGATATTGCGGAAAAGTATTCTGGGCGTTGTGACCAGGCTAAGATTCCTTGTGTTTCAACTTGGAATAAAGAACGCGCTGCTGAAATCAAAGAGCACGTTATCAAATGA
- the gyrA gene encoding DNA gyrase subunit A — MTDQFAKETIPANLEQEMRQSYLDYAMSVIVGRALPDVRDGLKPVHRRALFAMSQLNNDYNKPYKKSARIVGDVIGKYHPHGDTAVYDTIVRLAQDFSMRYPLVDGQGNFGSIDGDSPAAMRYTEIRLAKIAHEILADLDKETVDFYPNYDESEMQPSVMPTKIPTLLVNGSSGIAVGMATNIPPHNLTEVINGCVAMIDNEDITVDELMEHIPGPDFPTSGFINGAKGIRDAYRTGRGKIYMRARTHIETNESNGRQAIIVTELPYMVNKARLLEKIAELVKTKKIDGITELRDESDKSGMRMFISVRRGEVAEVILNKLFQQTQMQTVFGINTVALLDNQPRLFNLRELLAEFIKHRREVVTRRTIYNLRKARARAHTLEGLAIALSNIDEMIELIKQSASPAVAKEQLLGRSWTPGVVADMIARAGAVSSKPIGLDPELGLHGNEYRLSEKQAQAILDLRLHRLTGLEQDKIREEYAEVLEKIAEFINILENVDRLMEVIREELVAIREEYGDQRRTEIIDQKLDLTLEDMIAEEDLVVTLSHEGYAKSQPLSDYRAQRRGGKGKSATKTKDEDFVERMFVANSHDTILCFSDKGKVYWLKVYELPQAGRNARGKPIVNLLPLENSEHITAILPVKEFTEGQFVFMATSDGTVKKTSLMDFSRPRANGIIALDLVDGNSLVGVGLTSGEQEIMLFCSSGKAIRFAEQDVRQMGRTARGVRGIKVGDGHQVNAMIICDAGDAESAVLTLTENGFGKRTMLSEYNTQGRGGQGVISIQTSDRNGNAVGAILVQEGNEAMLITNGGTLVRTRVCEVSVIGRNTQGVKIIGVSGGEKLISIEKVAESDDDESGDDELADGDAGGVQSDEETHDNE; from the coding sequence ATGACCGACCAATTTGCTAAAGAAACCATCCCCGCTAATCTCGAGCAGGAGATGCGTCAATCCTACCTTGATTACGCGATGAGTGTAATCGTTGGGCGAGCGTTGCCAGACGTTCGAGACGGCCTAAAGCCGGTGCATCGACGCGCGTTGTTCGCCATGTCGCAGCTTAATAATGACTACAACAAGCCGTACAAGAAATCGGCGCGTATCGTGGGCGATGTGATCGGTAAATACCATCCGCACGGTGACACAGCTGTGTACGACACGATTGTTCGATTGGCGCAGGATTTCTCTATGCGCTACCCGTTGGTGGATGGTCAGGGTAACTTTGGTTCGATTGATGGCGATTCGCCCGCCGCAATGCGGTATACCGAGATTCGACTGGCTAAGATCGCACACGAAATTCTCGCCGATCTTGATAAAGAAACCGTCGATTTTTATCCGAACTACGACGAAAGCGAGATGCAGCCATCGGTGATGCCGACCAAAATTCCGACGTTGTTGGTTAATGGTTCTTCCGGTATCGCGGTTGGAATGGCGACCAATATTCCACCGCACAATCTTACGGAAGTTATCAACGGCTGTGTCGCAATGATCGACAACGAGGACATCACCGTTGATGAATTGATGGAGCATATTCCCGGTCCGGATTTTCCAACTTCAGGTTTTATCAACGGTGCCAAAGGGATCCGAGACGCGTATCGCACCGGACGTGGAAAAATCTACATGCGTGCTCGTACGCACATTGAGACTAATGAGAGCAATGGTCGGCAGGCGATTATCGTGACCGAGCTGCCTTATATGGTGAACAAAGCACGTTTGCTGGAGAAGATCGCCGAACTGGTCAAGACTAAAAAAATCGACGGTATTACGGAGCTGCGCGACGAATCTGACAAGAGCGGTATGCGCATGTTTATTTCAGTGCGTCGTGGCGAAGTTGCTGAGGTCATTCTCAATAAGTTGTTTCAACAGACACAAATGCAAACGGTGTTCGGTATCAATACGGTTGCACTTCTGGACAATCAGCCGCGTCTGTTTAACCTGCGGGAATTGCTGGCAGAGTTTATTAAACATCGCCGAGAAGTCGTAACCCGTCGTACCATCTACAATTTGCGTAAGGCGCGTGCCCGGGCCCACACTCTGGAAGGCCTGGCCATTGCCTTGAGCAACATCGACGAGATGATCGAGTTGATTAAACAATCAGCCAGCCCCGCTGTGGCGAAAGAGCAACTGCTGGGGCGCAGTTGGACGCCGGGTGTGGTGGCCGATATGATTGCGCGCGCCGGTGCGGTGTCCTCCAAGCCGATTGGATTAGATCCTGAGCTGGGTTTGCACGGGAATGAATACCGATTGTCTGAAAAGCAGGCGCAGGCCATTTTGGATCTACGTTTGCATCGTCTGACCGGCCTCGAGCAAGACAAGATTCGTGAAGAGTATGCCGAAGTTCTCGAGAAAATCGCCGAATTTATAAATATCTTGGAAAACGTGGACCGATTGATGGAAGTGATTCGCGAAGAGCTTGTTGCTATTCGTGAAGAGTATGGCGATCAGCGGCGCACCGAGATTATTGATCAGAAGCTCGATCTTACGCTAGAGGACATGATCGCCGAGGAAGATTTGGTGGTGACCTTGTCGCACGAAGGTTACGCCAAGTCACAGCCTCTGAGTGACTACCGCGCGCAGCGTCGTGGCGGTAAGGGCAAAAGTGCAACCAAAACCAAAGACGAAGATTTTGTCGAACGTATGTTTGTTGCCAATTCGCACGATACCATTCTGTGCTTTTCGGACAAAGGCAAGGTTTATTGGTTGAAAGTCTATGAGTTGCCACAGGCCGGGCGCAATGCGCGGGGTAAGCCAATTGTGAATCTCTTGCCGCTCGAAAATAGTGAGCACATCACTGCGATTTTGCCGGTGAAAGAGTTTACCGAAGGTCAATTCGTGTTCATGGCCACCAGCGACGGCACGGTCAAGAAGACATCATTGATGGACTTTTCGCGTCCTCGAGCTAACGGTATCATCGCGCTGGATCTGGTGGATGGTAACTCGTTGGTCGGTGTCGGGTTGACCAGTGGAGAACAAGAAATCATGTTGTTCTGTAGCTCGGGCAAAGCTATTCGGTTTGCAGAACAGGATGTTCGCCAAATGGGTCGCACTGCGCGCGGCGTACGTGGCATTAAAGTCGGTGATGGGCATCAAGTGAATGCCATGATTATTTGTGACGCAGGTGATGCAGAGTCGGCGGTATTGACCCTAACTGAAAACGGTTTTGGCAAACGCACGATGCTGTCGGAATACAATACGCAAGGCCGCGGCGGCCAAGGCGTGATCTCCATTCAGACCAGTGATCGGAATGGCAATGCGGTTGGCGCAATTTTGGTGCAAGAAGGTAACGAAGCAATGTTGATTACCAATGGTGGTACGCTGGTTCGCACCCGGGTCTGCGAGGTGTCAGTGATTGGTCGCAATACGCAGGGCGTGAAAATTATTGGTGTTTCTGGTGGTGAGAAGCTCATCAGTATAGAGAAGGTCGCGGAGTCGGACGACGACGAATCAGGCGACGATGAACTCGCTGACGGCGATGCCGGTGGTGTACAATCGGACGAGGAGACGCACGATAACGAGTAA